One part of the Neoarius graeffei isolate fNeoGra1 chromosome 2, fNeoGra1.pri, whole genome shotgun sequence genome encodes these proteins:
- the LOC132874290 gene encoding protocadherin alpha-4-like produces MASRQDATLKAILRCFIVMCLCGKVLSQIRYSIAEESIQGSVVGNIAKDLGLDVNKLKERRFRIVSGSKDGFLQINQDNGALFVSGNIDREELCEKSNVCTVSLKTVAENPLEIHYIEVEIADINDNSPVFPVREKHLEISENAVPQSTRLPLDAARDADAGVNSLNKYILSPNNHFDLDVKTRGEDKIPFLILKKQLDREQKPQINLTLTAYDGGKPERSGSVNITIAVVDINDNAPVFDRQVYSVTLEENIEFGSSVVKLHATDLDLGANGQVVYSFDKSLTSKALDKFEINSNTGEITVKGSIDFEEQRVYEIDIQASDKGPVPLTGHCSIIINIKDVNDNAPEIDVTSLSTEIMEDVNPGTAISLISVSDKDSGENGKVICSLINDISFELKPSFQMNMYSLVTKGMLDRETVSTYKITMMCRDRGEPSLSSQKSIQVNIADVNDNSPVFTQNPLNFYISENNIPGTSIFSISAFDIDQNENAHISYHILKAESHQPNIVSSLNINSEDGIAHVYALKRFDFETIKTFQFHIVASDSGTPSLSSNVTVNVFILDQNDNVPVILYPVSANGSAEGVEEIPRNANGGHLVTKVRAYDADIGYNGWLLFSLQEVSDHSLFGLDRYTGQIRTLRSFTETDEAEHKLVILVKDNGNISLSASATVIIKLVEPKEAFAVSDVKNTVKEEEENNVTFYLIITLCSVSFLFIVSIIVLIVMQCSKSTDYSSKYLQDTNYDGTLCNSIQYRSGDKRYMLVGPRMSIGSTIVSGSNGNTLVIPDRRRRTSGEVRKSVRLC; encoded by the coding sequence ATGGCATCACGACAGGACGCAACGCTAAAGGCGATTCTGCGCTGCTTTATTGTGATGTGTTTATGTGGTAAAGTACTCAGTCAGATTCGCTATTCTATTGCAGAAGAATCTATACAAGGATCTGTTGTAGGGAATATTGCCAAAGATCTCGGCTTGGATGTAAATAAGCTTAAAGAGCGACGATTTCGGATTGTTTCCGGATCAAAGGATGGCTTCTTACAGATAAACCAGGACAATGGAGCGCTTTTTGTGAGTGGGAACATCGACAGGGAGGAGCTTTGTGAGAAAAGCAACGTGTGCACAGTGAGCCTTAAAACCGTGGCCGAAAATCCTTTGGAAATCCATTATATCGAGGTAGAAATTGCAGATATTAACGACAATTCTCCTGTTTTTCCTGTGCGTGAAAAGCATTTAGAGATCTCAGAAAATGCCGTGCCCCAGAGCACACGCCTCCCACTAGACGCTGCGCGTGATGCAGACGCTGGTGTAAATTCTCTGAATAAGTACATCCTTAGTCCGAATAACCACTTTGATTTAGATGTTAAAACTCGTGGAGAAGACAAAATTCCTTTTCTGATTTTGAAAAAGCAGCTTGATAGAGAACAGAAACCCCAGATAAATCTAACTTTGACAGCATATGATGGAGGAAAGCCAGAAAGATCCGGTTCAGTTAACATTACTATAGCTGTTGTTGATATTAACGATAACGCTCCGGTTTTTGATCGTCAGGTGTACAGTGTAACATTAGAGGAAAATATCGAGTTTGGTTCCTCGGTAGTAAAACTGCATGCCACAGATTTAGATTTAGGTGCCAACGGACAAGTTGTTTATTCTTTTGACAAAAGTCTCACGAGCAAAGCTTTGGATAAATTTGAAATAAATTCTAATACAGGAGAGATTACTGTAAAAGGGTCAATAGATTTTGAAGAACAGCGTGTGTATGAAATAGACATACAAGCTTCTGATAAAGGACCAGTACCTTTAACAGGTCACTGCAGTATCATAATTAATATAAAGGATGTGAATGATAATGCACCCGAGATTGATGTGACCTCACTCTCCACTGAGATAATGGAGGATGTGAATCCAGGGACAGCTATATCTCTGATCAGTGTATCTGATAAAGATTCAGGTGAGAATGGTAAGGTAATATGTAGCCTTATAAATGACATCTCGTTTGAATTGAAACCCTCCTTCCAGATGAACATGTACTCCCTGGTCACTAAAGGCATGTTAGACAGAGAGACTGTTTCTACATACAAAATAACCATGATGTGTAGGGATCGAGGGGAACCATCTTTATCCTCACAAAAGTCAATACAAGTTAATATTGCAGATGTCAATGACAACAGTCCAgtatttactcaaaatcctttaaaTTTTTATATCAGTGAAAACAACATCCCAGGCACGTCTATATTTTCCATTAGTGCTTTTGACATAGACCAGAATGAAAATGCACACATATCGTACCACATTCTGAAGGCAGAAAGCCATCAACCAAACATTGTCTCTTCCCTAAATATAAATTCAGAGGATGGGATCGCTCATGTTTATGCACTTAAACGCTTTGACTTTGAAACTATAAAAACATTTCAGTTCCATATTGTTGCCTCAGATTCTGGAACTCCATCTCTAAGCAGCAATGTCACAGTGAACGTGTTTATTCTGGATCAGAACGATAATGTTCCAGTGATCTTATACCCAGTCAGCGCTAACGGTTCTGCTGAAGGTGTGGAGGAGATTCCCCGCAATGCCAACGGAGGACATTTGGTGACTAAAGTGAGAGCCTATGATGCGGATATAGGATACAACGGCTGGTTATTATTTTCACTGCAGGAAGTGAGTGACCACAGTCTCTTTGGTTTGGACCGCTATACAGGACAGATAAGGACCCTTCGCTCATTCACAGAAACAGATGAGGCTGAACATAAACTGGTCATACTGGTCAAAGACAATGGGAACATTTCACTTTCAGCATCAGCGACTGTGATCATTAAACTTGTGGAGCCCAAAGAGGCTTTTGCTGTGTCTGATGTTAAAAACACAGTGAAGGAAGAGGAAGAAAATAATGTTACTTTTTATTTGATCATTACATTGtgttcggtttcatttcttttcaTCGTCAGTATCATTGTGCTGATTGTAATGCAGTGCTCCAAATCTACAGACTATTCCTCCAAGTACTTACAAGACACCAATTATGATGGCACACTGTGTAACAGCATCCAGTACAGATCCGGAGATAAACGCTACATGTTAGTTGGACCTAGAATGAGTATCGGATCTACTATAGTTTCTGGCAGTAATGGGAATACACTAGTAATTCCAGATCGCAGAAGAAGAACCTCTGGTGAGGTAAGAAAATCAGTTAGATtgtgttaa
- the LOC132870132 gene encoding protocadherin alpha-3-like, translating to MGGGVQRRRWMYLWIAPLLLCFTDQASAQIRYSVPEEVKEGTIVGNLAKDLGLDVNSLVNRRLRIVSGSKQALFQANQDNGILYVQRKIDREEVCEDTSACLVNVKIAVENPLEIHHVVVEITDINDNVPSFSQTHQHFEIAEHTPVGTSFQLHAARDQDRAPNSVRNYKLSQNANFEINTKNSDEDKIPFLVIRKPLDREQTEEYQLIVTAEDGGNPPKTGTLNVNIKVLDTNDNRPVFSQNEYSVALQENSPVGTVVITVNATDSDQGSNGNIEYAFVKTMKRKIYDVFQLDSITGEIRVKGEVDFEDMEVYKLDIQASDKGQPPLTVESRVIIKILDMNDNKPEIEVTSLSNVVAEDSSSGTIISFISVSDKDSGLNGKVVCTLTDNVPFELKPSIQDNMYSLITNQILDRETVASYDITITATDLGQPPLSTIKTLLVLVSDVNDNKPQFHQNSLELYLLENNTPGASIFQLSAFDDDSDENAGLSYHMIRNGGAQNDMTSFLSINSETGVIHALKSFDFETTKTFQFHVLATDSGTPSLSSNVTVNVFILDQNDNVPVILYPVSANGSAEGVEEIPRNANAGHLVTKVRAYDADIGYNGWLLFSLQEVSDHSLFGLDRYTGQIRTLRSFTETDEAEHKLVILVKDNGNVSLSASATVIIKLVEPKEAFAASDVKNTVKEEEETNVTFYLIITLGSVSFLFIVSIIVLIVMQCSKSTDYSSKYLQDTNYDGTLCHSIQYRSGDKRYMLVGPRTSIGSTLVPGSNGNTLVIPDRRRRTSGEVCLLTLM from the coding sequence ATGGGAGGTGGAGTACAAAGACGGAGATGGATGTATTTGTGGATTGCCCCTTTGTTGCTTTGCTTCACGGACCAGGCTTCGGCCCAGATAAGGTACTCTGTTCCAGAGGAGGTGAAAGAGGGAACCATTGTAGGAAATCTCGCGAAGGATTTAGGACTTGATGTAAATTCTTTGGTGAACAGACGGCTCCGTATCGTTTCCGGATCCAAACAAGCACTTTTTCAAGCTAATCAGGACAATGGTATCCTGTACGTTCAAAGAAAAATCGACAGGGAGGAGGTATGTGAGGACACTAGCGCCTGCTTGGTAAATGTCAAGATTGCTGTTGAAAATCCTTTAGAAATCCACCATGTTGTTGTGGAAATAACAGATATTAACGACAATGTTCCCAGTTTTTCTCAAACGCATCAGCATTTTGAGATAGCTGAGCATACCCCTGTCGGAACAAGCTTTCAGCTGCACGCAGCACGTGACCAGGACAGAGCACCAAATTCAGTTCGCAATTATAAGTTAAGTCAGAATGCTAACTTTGAAATCAACACCAAAAACAGCGATGAGGATAAAATTCCATTCTTAGTAATACGGAAGCCACTTGATCGTGAACAAACAGAGGAGTATCAGTTAATTGTTACAGCGGAAGATGGGGGAAATCCCCCGAAAACAGGTACTCTGAACGTTAACATTAAAGTACTTGACACAAATGATAATCGTCCTGTGTTCAGTCAAAACGAATATTCGGTAGCATTACAGGAAAATTCTCCAGTTGGCACCGTTGTGATTACAGTAAATGCAACTGACAGTGACCAGGGCTCCAATGGTAATATTGAATACGCATTCGTCAAAACAATGAAGCGCAAAATCTATGACGTTTTTCAGTTAGATAGTATTACAGGAGAAATACGAGTTAAAGGTGAAGTTGACTTTGAGGACATGGAAGTTTATAAGTTAGATATACAGGCTTCGGATAAAGGACAGCCTCCTCTCACAGTAGAGAGCAGAGTAATAATTAAGATTTTAGATATGAATGATAATAAACCAGAGATCGAGGTGACGTCTCTTTCAAATGTTGTTGCTGAAGACTCCAGTTCAGGCacaattatttctttcatcagcgTCTCTGACAAAGACTCCGGACTTAACGGAAAGGTCGTCTGCACTCTAACAGATAATGTTCCTTTTGAACTCAAACCATCTATTCAGGATAACATGTACTCATTAATAACAAATCAAATCTTAGATCGTGAAACGGTAGCAAGTTATGACATTACTATAACAGCTACGGATTTAGGCCAGCCTCCGTTATCCACTATTAAAACTTTACTCGTGCTGGTATCAGATGTAAACGACAACAAACCGCAGTTTCATCAAAATTCTCTTGAACTGTACTTGCTGGAAAATAATACCCCTGGGGCATCGATTTTTCAACTTAGCGCTTTTGACGACGACTCTGATGAAAACGCGGGGCTATCATATCACATGATCAGAAATGGTGGAGCACAAAATGATATGACGTCATTCCTAAGTATCAATTCTGAAACTGGAGTTATTCACGCGCTCAAAAGTTTTGATTTTGAAACAACCAAAACGTTCCAGTTCCACGTGCTCGCTACAGATTCTGGAACTCCGTCACTAAGCAGCAACGTCACAGTGAACGTGTTCATTCTGGATCAGAACGACAACGTTCCAGTGATCTTATATCCAGTCAGTGCTAACGGTTCTGCTGAAGGTGTGGAGGAGATTCCCCGCAATGCCAACGCAGGACATTTGGTGACTAAAGTGAGAGCCTATGACGCGGATATAGGATACAACGGCTGGTTATTATTTTCACTGCAGGAAGTGAGTGACCACAGTCTCTTTGGTTTGGACCGCTATACAGGACAGATAAGGACCCTTCGCTCATTCACAGAAACAGATGAGGCTGAACATAAACTGGTCATACTGGTCAAAGACAACGGAAACGTTTCACTTTCAGCATCAGCGACTGTGATCATTAAACTTGTGGAGCCCAAAGAGGCTTTTGCAGCTTCTGATGTTAAAAACACAGTAAAGGAAGAGGAAGAAACTAACGTTACATTTTATTTGATCATTACATTGGGCTCGGTTTCGTTTCTTTTTATTGTCAGTATCATCGTGCTGATTGTAATGCAGTGCTCCAAATCGACAGACTATTCCTCCAAATATTTACAAGACACAAATTACGACGGCACACTGTGTCACAGCATCCAGTACAGATCCGGAGATAAACGCTACATGTTAGTTGGACCCAGAACGAGTATCGGTTCTACTCTCGTTCCAGGCAGTAATGGGAATACACTAGTGATACCAGATCGCAGGAGGAGAACTTCTGGTGAGGTATGTCTGTTAACTTTAATGTAA
- the LOC132870125 gene encoding protocadherin alpha-3-like: MYCCRQRRRWEYCWIVLCLSFLMRLTEQVSTQIRYSVPEEVKDGTVVGNIAKDLGLDVSSLIYRRLRIVSGSHDDFFQVNQDNGVLSIHKKIDREEICERNRACTINLKIVVENPLEIHYIEVEIIDVNDNFPVFPETQINLEISENKHSGARFELPAARDLDAGINSIRSYKLDQNEHFQLQLKNGDDEDRMIFLVLQKPLDREQHSKHLLCLTAFDGGSPPKSGTLDIIVSVIDVNDNTPVFTQEIYTVTVNENVPVGTIITTVNASDADDGLNGELEYTLKRSSKSQVTDVFQLDSVTGKISVKGNIDYEENEVYRLNVQATDKGQPPMTVDCRVVIKVIDANDNKPEIHITSLSNMVLEDSKRGTVIALVSVADRDSGVNGKVICSISGNTPFELKPSVKDNMYSLVTKDGLDRELVSYYDITIKATDLGQPPQSSDTTLKILVADVNDNRPEFSQNPLELYLLENNSPGELMFSVSATDRDMNENAAVSYSIIRKDGVQNDMASFINVNAENGQMRALISFDFERVKTFQFHVLATDSGTPSLSSNVTVNVFILDQNDNVPVILYPVSANGSAEGVEEIPRNANAGHLVTKVRAYDADIGYNGWLLFSLQEVSDHSLFGLDRYTGQIRTLRSFTETDEAEHKLVILVKDNGNISLSASATVIIKLVEPKEAFAASDVKNAVKEEEENNVTFYLIITLGSVSFLFIVSIIVLIVMQCSKSTEYSSKYLQDANYDGTLCHSIQYRSGDKRYMLVGPRTSIGSTLVPGSNGNTLRGTSMHSREITLGVAALHNNHAKCCMRNGLELYSTSCDASILDCTFGLYVGAEQRL; this comes from the exons ATGTATTGTTGCAGACAAAGGCGGAGATGGGAGTACTGCTGGATTGTTCTGTGCCTTTCTTTTCTTATGCGCCTTACGGAGCAGGTTTCCACTCAGATAAGGTACTCCGTTCCAGAGGAGGTTAAAGACGGAACAGTTGTAGGAAATATTGCTAAGGATTTGGGTCTTGATGTAAGCTCTTTGATATACAGACGGCTTCGTATCGTTTCTGGGTCTCATGATGATTTTTTTCAGGTTAATCAGGACAATGGCGTCCTGTCTATTCATAAGAAAATCGACCGAGAGGAGATATGTGAGAGAAACCGAGCTTGCACTATAAACTTAAAAATCGTCGTTGAAAATCCACTTGAGATACATTACATTGAAGTAGAAATAATAGATGTTAATGATAATTTCCCAGTTTTTCCAGAAACCCAAATAAATTTAGAAATATCAGAAAATAAACATTCGGGTGCACGATTTGAACTTCCAGCAGCTCGGGACCTTGACGCTGGAATAAATTCTATCCGGTCCTATAAATTAGATCAAAATGAACACTTTCAGTTACAACTGAAGAATGGCGATGATGAGGACAGAATGATTTTTTTAGTCCTGCAGAAACCGTTAGACAGGGAACAACATAGCAAACACTTATTATGTTTGACTGCATTTGATGGAGGGAGTCCTCCCAAATCTGGTACTTTGGATATTATTGTTTCTGTTATCGATGTTAACGACAACACACCTGTATTTACACAAGAAATATATACAgttacggtaaatgaaaatgttCCAGTTGGCACTATAATTACAACCGTTAATGCCAGCGATGCAGATGATGGTCTAAATGGGGAACTTGAATATACACTAAAACGCTCATCCAAAAGTCAAGTAACCGATGTGTTTCAGTTAGACAGTGTTACTGGAAAGATTAGTGTAAAGGGAAATATTGACTATGAGGAAAATGAAGTGTACCGGTTAAATGTCCAGGCAACTGATAAAGGACAGCCGCCGATGACCGTCGATTGTAGAGTTGTCATAAAAGTTATAGACGCAAATGATAATAAACCTGAAATACATATTACGTCATTATCCAACATGGTTCTCGAAGACTCCAAGCGGGGAACAGTGATTGCCCTGGTTAGTGTTGCTGATAGGGATTCTGGTGTTAATGGTAAAGTTATTTGCAGTATATCAGGTAACACACCATTTGAATTGAAACCGTCAGTCAAAGACAACATGTATTCGTTAGTGACGAAAGACGGGTTAGATAGAGAACTTGTTTCATATTATGACATTACCATAAAAGCAACAGACTTAGGCCAGCCTCCTCAATCCAGTGATACAACTCTAAAAATACTGGTTGCCGACGTGAACGATAACAGACCGGAATTCTCCCAGAATCCTCTCGAACTTTATTTACTGGAAAATAACTCACCAGGGGAGCTCATGTTTTCTGTAAGTGCCACTGACAGAGATATGAATGAAAATGCAGCAGTCTCTTATTCTATTATCAGAAAAGACGGTGTACAAAACGACATGGCATCATTTATAAACGTCAATGCTGAAAACGGGCAAATGCGCGCTTTAATAAGTTTCGACTTTGAAAGGGTCAAAACGTTCCAGTTCCATGTGCTCGCTACAGATTCTGGAACTCCATCCCTTAGCAGCAACGTCACAGTGAACGTGTTCATTCTGGATCAGAACGACAACGTTCCAGTGATCTTATATCCAGTCAGCGCTAACGGTTCTGCTGAAGGTGTGGAGGAGATTCCCCGCAATGCCAACGCAGGACATTTGGTGACTAAAGTGAGAGCCTATGACGCGGACATAGGATACAACGGCTGGTTATTATTTTCACTGCAGGAAGTGAGTGACCACAGTCTCTTTGGTTTGGACCGCTATACAGGACAGATAAGGACCCTTCGCTCATTCACAGAAACAGATGAGGCTGAACATAAACTGGTCATACTGGTCAAAGACAATGGGAACATTTCACTTTCAGCGTCAGCGACTGTGATCATTAAACTTGTGGAGCCCAAAGAGGCTTTTGCAGCTTCTGATGTTAAAAACGCAGTAAAGGAAGAGGAAGAAAATAACGTTACATTTTATTTGATCATTACATTGGGCTCGGTTTCGTTTCTTTTTATTGTCAGTATCATCGTGCTGATTGTAATGCAGTGCTCCAAATCTACAGAGTATTCCTCCAAATATTTGCAAGACGCAAATTACGACGGCACACTGTGTCACAGCATCCAGTACAGATCCGGAGATAAACGCTACATGTTAGTTGGACCCAGAACGAGTATCGGTTCTACTCTCGTTCCAGGCAGTAATGGGAATACACTGAGGGGAACCAGTATGCACAGTCGTGAG ATTACACTTGGTGTCGCTGCATTACACAATAACCATGCCAAATGCTGCATGCGTAACGGTCTCGAGCTTTACTCCACCTCCTGTGACGCAAGCATATTGGACTGTACGTTTGGGCTGTATGTTGGGGCAGAACAACGTCTGTAA